The window TGATGACTGGCGAGCGCGATGGACCTTCGGTGACTGTGGTGCCGAGTCGTTGCGACTCGATGACATAAAACACTACGACTATCGAGTCGTGCAGGGATAGGGTGCGCACCCGGTCAACCCCGGCGTAAGTTCCCGGCCTTGTATCTGGGAGATGGCGAGGTGTGTTTGGTATGCCTGCTGCTGCCAGGTCCAATATACGCCGAGCCGGTCGCAGGTGTTCCAGCCTGGGCATTCTGGGTCGTGGGTGCCGATGCCGAAGATATTGACGCGATATGTCCTCGGCCGGGGTCGGCGGCAGGTCGGTCCCGATGTCGCGGTTCGCGTCATATCGCGGCGTCCGGCAGATGGCCGGTCATTCGGTTGCGTACTTACCTGAGGATTGGGAACTGTAATCGGCACCTCTGTTGTCGATGGAGTGGGGATACCGATGCCTTCTCGTTCGATCTCCGGGATCGGCTGGTTCTGTCTGGCTGTATTCCTCCTGCTGGCCGCGGCTGTGGTGCTGGCTCTTGACTCCGTGGAGTTTCCACCCGAAGGCGGGAGGCAGAGTCAGATCGTTGCCAGCTGCTACCAGCTCCCAGACGGGAATGTGGTGTGTGACAGGTAGGGCCCATGATGCGTGACATCCAGGGCGGTCGGGGGCAGGGGCGCCATTGCCGGCGTTGCGCGCCTGCCCACCGCGCCCGCGAGCGACCCTCTGATCCGCCGCTCCACACCGCCGGTCGCCGTCGCGCTGGTCAGTGCTCCGCCGGGGTCAGCCAGGCGCCGATCTGGCCGAGGACGTCGGACTCGTAGTCGTGGGCCACCGAACGGCTCAGGTCGGCGATCGATACCTCGCGCAGGGCCGCGCGCCAGGCGTGGTCGGCGGCGAGCATCGTGCGGGTGATGGCGCAGGGCGCGGTGCACGCCTCCGGCGGGGCGGCCAGTGGGCCCCGCTGCCGGATCTCCGCGCACACGAACGTCGGCTGCGGTCCCTCGACGGCCTCGACCACGTCGAGCGCCGTGATCTCCTCCGGTGGGCGGGTCAGCACGTATCCGCCGGACTTGCCCTGCACCGACCGCACCAGCTCCGCGCGGGACAGCGCCTGCAGGTGCTTGGCCAGGTACGTCGCCGAGACCCCGTGCAGCTGCGCCAAACGGGCCGCGGGGACCGGTTCGCTCGCCGCGGTCAGCACCACGCAGCAGTGCAACGCCGCCTCGACCCCACCGGACAACCGCACGGGTTCAGCGTATAGACGGCGACTTGACTCGGACAACATGTGTCTGGGTAAGGTGTAACTCGGACATGATGAATCCGAGTTATGAAAGGCTGACACCATGAAGATCGCGGTCATCGGCACGGGCCTCATCGGATCCCAGGTCGCGCGCAAGCTCGCGGCGGCCGGCCACGAGGTCGGCGCGCACTCGCGCGCCACCGGCGTCGACCTGCTCACCGGCGCGGGGCTCGACGAGGCGGTACGCGGCGCCCAGGTCGTCGTGGACCTGACCAACTCCCCGACCTTCGACGAGGCGTCGGTGGACTTCTTCCGGACGTCGGTCACCAACCTCCTGGCCGCCGCCTCCGGGGCTGGCGCCAGCCATGTCGTCGCGCTGTCGATCGTCGGCGTAGACCAGGTGCCCGACCTGGTCTACTACCGGGCCAAGACGCTGCAGGAGGACCTGGTCAAGGCCGGTCCCCTCCCGTACTCGATCGTTCGCGCGACCCAGTTCATGGAGTTCGTCCCGGCGGTGCTGGCCTGGACCACCGACGGCGACGTCGTACGCCTGCCGGCCACGCCGATCCAGCCGATCGCCGCCGCGGAGGTCGCCGACGCCGTCGCCGAGGTCGCGGCCGGCGCCCCGCTGGCTGGCACGCGCGAGGTCGGCGGGCCCGAGGTCTTCCCGCTCGACGAGCTGGGCCGCGTCACCCTGGCCGCGACCGGCGACGGGCGCCGGGTCGTCACCGACGAGACGGCGGGCATGTTCGCCGCGGTCAAGGGCGACGTGCTCACCACGTCAGAGGGTGCCCACATCGCGGCCACGCACTACCGCGACTGGCTGCGGTCGCGCTGACCCGGTCGCCCCGCCCCTGTCCCAGATGCCGCCCCTGTCCGCGATACCGCGTACGCCGGGGGTTTTCACATCTGCGAGCGCCGCGCCGTCTAGACAGTGTGGAGACGGAACAGATCGAACAGGGGGCGCCATGCGCAGGATCCTGATCGTCGGCGGCGGCTACGCCGGCTTCTACGCGGCCTGGAAGCTGGAGCGGAAGCTCCGTTCGGGCGAGGCCGAGGTCACCCTCGTCGACCCCCGCCCGTACATGACCTACCAGCCGTTCCTGCCCGAGGTCGTGGCCGGCTCGGTCGAGGCGCGGCACGCCGCGGTGTCGCTGCGCCGTCACCTACGCCGCACCCGGGTCATCGCCGCGACAGTGACCGCGATCGACCATGCCAACCGGGTGGCCACCGTCCAGCCCGCCGACGCGGACACGTTCGAGCTCGGCTACGACCTGATCGTCGTCACCGCCGGCGCGGTCACGCGGAAGATCCCCGTGCCCGGCATCGCCGAGCGGGCGATCGGCCTCAAGCACGTCGAGGAGGCCGTCGCCATCCGGGACCAGCTGCTGACCGCGTTCGACCGGGCCGCCGCGCTCCCGCCCGGTCCGCGGCGGCGCAAGCTGCTCACGGTCACCTTCGTCGGCGGCGGCTTCTCCGGGGTGGAGGGCTTCGGCGAGCTGCTGTCGCTGGCGACCGCGCTGTTCAAGCGCTACCCGGAGCTGCGCCGCGACGAGCTGGGGTTCCACCTGGTCGAGGCCTCGGGCCGCATCCTGCCCGAGGTCACCGACCGGCCGGGACGCTGGGTGGTGCGCTCGCTGGAACGCCGCGGCGCGCACGTCCACCTGAACACCCAGGTGACCTCCGCCGTCGACGGGCACGTGGTGCTCTCCACCGGCGCGGAGTTCGACTCGGAGCTGATCATCTGGACCGTGGGCAACGGCGGGAACCCCGTCATCGGCAGGCACACGGACCTCCCGGTCGACGAACGCGGCCTGGTCGTCGTCCGGCCGGACCTGCGGGTCGGCACCGAGAGCCATCCCGTGCCCGACGCCTGGGCGGCCGGCGACGACGCCGCCGTGCCCGACCTCGCGTCGCCTGTCCCGGGTGCGCGCACCGTGCCCAACGCCCAGCACGCCTATCGGCAGGGAAAGCTGCTGGCCCACAACCTCATCGCCACCCTGCGGGGCCGGGAGCCGAAGAAGTACGTGCACCACAGCCTCGGCGCCGTCGCGACCCTCGGCCTCGGCCACGGCATCTTCCAGTACCGGCGCATCGTCGTCACGGGGCTGCCGGCGTGGCTCATGCACCGTGGCTATCACGTGCTGGCCGTGCCGAGCTGGGAGCGCAAGGCGCGGGTCTTCGTGATCTGGCTGACCGCCGCGCTGTTCGGCCGCGACGCCCTCTCGCTCGCGGCCGTGCAGCACCCTCGGGACGCGTTCGTCAGCGGTGGTGAACCGTCCGCCCTTCCGGAGTAGGCGGAACGATGCCGGATGCCGGAGCCCGCGTCCAGACTTGCTCTGAGCTGCCGGAACGGGGTCGGGTGGATCTACACTTGCGGGAGCTTGGGGTGCCATAGGGGAGAGGGACGCTGATGACCGCGCCAGGGCAGCCGACCGGGAGTTTCAACTACGCGCCACCGGGGTCGACGGGCGGAGCACCGGTTCCACCTCCGTCGGGCCCCGTGGCGCCGACGGCGCCGCGAGGCCCCGTGGCGCCGGGCGCCCCCGTACCACCGACGCAGCCCGGGGGGACCAGACGCCGGCTGCCGGGGAGGCGCCAGCGTGGCGGCGGGGTCAGCTGGGTGGTCTATGCCGTGACCGTCCTCGTGCTCGTCCTCGCGATCATGGTCGTGCTGTTCGTCGCCCAGAACGACCAGAAGGTCACGATCTGGCTGTTCGGCACGCGCAAGTACATGTCGGTGGCCGGAGCGCTGAGCATCGCCGCGGCCGCCGGGCTGGTCGTCGGTCTGTTGATCGGTCTCATCACGCAGATCCCCGTGCGCCGCAAGCTGCGAGCCGCCAAGCGCCGCCTCGAGGGCTGACCGACCCGCTCCGCACGCCTCGCCGGCCAGGCCCGCCCCGCCCGGCGGTCTCGGGCGGCCGCAGGCGGCCTCGGGCGGGCCGGACCGAGGTCGGACCAAATGAGAGCTGGGTCGCGAACGGCCTGATGACGGTGACGGGTTGGATATCGTCCGGCTCGTGACGGCGTCTCGAACCGATCTTCCGGCCGGCGCGGCGGTGCCGGCGCGGCATCCGGACGCGCCGGCGCCGGGAACCGTCCTGCCCGCGCACTACGCGCACTGCTTCGGTTGCGGGCCCGCCGAGGAGCACGGCCTGCACCTGACGATCGTGGCCGGCGAGGGTGTCGAACTGACGGCGACCCTGGAGGTCACCGAGCACCATCAGGGCGCCCCGGGGCTGGCGCACGGCGGCCTGCTGGCGTCGGCTCTCGACGAGATCCTCGGCATGCTCGGCCATCTGACCCGGATGAGCTGTGTCACCGCTCGGCTCGAGACCGACTTCCGGCGGCCGGTGCCGGTCGGCACGACGCTTCACCTGCGGTCTCGGGCCGACGGGGTCGCTGGGCGCAAGCTGTACGCGAGCGCCGAAGGATGCCTCGGCGCCCCCGACGGTCCGGTCGCGGTCCGGGCCCGCGCCCTGTTCGTCCAGGTCGGCCTGGAACACTTCGCCGAGCACGGCCGGGCCGAGGAGCTCGAGGCGATCGTTCGCGACCCGGGCCTGGTCAGCGTCCCGGACTACCCCGTCAACCCGTAGCACGCCCGTGCCCTGGCCTTCGCGGTCACCGTCATCGCGGGCCGATCTGGCGTCGCCCGCCGCCGCCGCGGGCGGCGGCCTGGAAGCGGCGTGGGGACGCCGCGTGCCGAGGCCGGGTCGACGGCCGGCGGGGCAGGTGGTAAGCGGAATTGACGGATGCGTGCGACACGCCGTGACGGGGCCACCCATAGCCGCTTACGGCCCGTCTTGTCGGTACGCTCCAATCGCGGCCAAGGTCTGCTGCTGGACCAGCGGCTGGTGCTGTGCCACCGGCCGTGCCGCCCCTCGCGGAAATGGCAGGTTCATTCGTGGCTGGTTTCTCCGACGCGCCCTCGGCGGGCGGCGCTTCCCGGGTGCCCTTCGGTGAGGTCACCATCGAGAAGCCGCGTATCCCCGAGGAGGGCCGCCTCGAGCTGGCCCCCGCCGACGACAAGGTCGGCCAGACGGGTCCGACGGGACGGCCGATGCCGCTGTTCCCGGTGCCCGAGCCCCTGACGTCGCACGGTCCCGCCTGGGTGCTCGCCATGTGCAACCAGAAGGGCGGCGTCGGCAAGACCACCAGCACCATCAACCTGGGCGCCGCGCTCGCCGAGTACGGCCGCCGCGTGCTGCTCGTCGACTTCGACCCGCAGGGCGCGCTCTCCGTCGGCCTGGGCATCAACCCCAACCAGTTCGAACTGACCGTGCACGACCTGCTGCTGGGCGGCGGTGACACGGACATCGACGATGTGATCATCGAAACCCAGGTCGAGAACCTGGACCTGCTGCCCAGCAACATCGACCTGTCCGCCGGCGAGGTGCTGCTCGTCAGCGAGGTCGGCCGCGAGCACAGCCTGACGCGCACCCTGAAGCCGGTCCTCGACGACTACGACGTCATCCTGGTCGACTGCCAGCCGTCGCTCGGCCTGCTCACGGTGAACGCGCTGACGGCGGCCGACGCCGTGATCATCCCGCTGGAGTGCGAGTACTTCGCGCTGCGGGGTGTCGCGCTGCTGCTGCAGACGATCGACAAGGTCCGGGACCGGCTCAACTCCCGCCTCGACCTGGCCGGGATCCTCGCGACCATGTACGACGCCCGCACCCTGCACGCCCGCGAGGTGCTCGCCCGGGTCGTCGAGCGTTTCCCCGACGAGGTGTTCCACACGGTGATCAACCGGACGGTCCGTTTCCCCGAGACGACCGTCGCCGGCGAGCCGATCACCACCTACGCCCCGACCTCCGTCGGCGCGGCCGGTTACCGCCGCCTCGCCCGCGAGCTCATCACCCGCCGGGGAACGCCGCCGGCCGTCGGGTAGCGCTCCCCGCACGCCTCGCGGGCCCGGGCCGCCCCTGCCGACGGAAGTTCGATTCGACAGTGGGAGAATCGGCGCCTACTGCGGCGTTGTAGGGACGACGGAGACGGACGAACTGGAGGCGGACGACCTCTCGTGCTGTTCCACCTGGCCGAGCCCGCGGCGCTGCTCGGGATCTTCCTTGCCCTGGTCATCGGGGTCTACGCCCATGACACTGCCCAGATCTTCGCCGCGCGGCTGGCGCGTGACCCGACACCGCTGCGGTCGGGGCGGCTGAAGGCTCGACCGCTACCGACCCGGGTCAGCCCCTTCAGCGCGGTCGCGATGCTGATCGCCGGCAACGGCTGGACCGAACCGATCGGGATGAACGAGGTCTGGCGCAAGCGCCGGTTCCACGTCAGCGCGGCCATCCTCGCCGGACCACTCGCCTACCTGTTGCTCGCCTTCGGGGCGGTGGCGGGAGTCGCGGGCCTGTCCGACCCGGCCACGCTGGTCATCGGCGACCGGACCATCGAGTACGACAGCATCGACAGCTTCCCGGCGGAGCTGCTGCTCGCGATGGCCGTCACCTTCGCCGCGATGTTCATCCTGAGCCTGATCCCCATCCCGCCGACCGATGGCGGCCGGGTGCTCTTCCTGCTCGGGCCACAGTCACCCGGCTGGCGCAACGCGAACTACAAGCTCACCGAGACCCACCTCGGCGTCATCCTGCTGCTGGTGATCCTCCTCGTCCCCATCCTGATTCCGAGCCTCCCGTCGATCGTCGGCCAGCTCGCGCCACCGCTCCTGCGGGGACTGGGCAACATCGTCGGGATCAGCCTCTAGCGGTTCGACGGCCATCCGTCCCGGCAGGGCCGCCGCGCTTTCGACGCATCGATCACATGCCTCGTCGCTTCCGGCTGTCTGGCTGAGGGCCAACCGGTACCACCGTGGGTTAGCAGACGAGGCGCGGGCTGGACCGGCTCGGGCTCGTTGCTCCATTCGCCGTTGGCGCACCATCTTTCGCGGCTAGGGTGACTTTGTCACTTTCCGTGCGCTCCGCGAGCGCACAGCGGCGCGCCGGCACGGGGGACCGGATCAGGTGAGCATGGTGGCGACGCGGGGCGGCGCATGACCGTGCCCGCGCGACCTCTCCGGACGGCGGAGGGTGTGGTGCGCCGTAGGCGTGCCTCGGCGGAGATGGCGATCGCCGAGCTGCTGGCCACGGCTCCGGTG of the Pseudofrankia saprophytica genome contains:
- a CDS encoding SDR family oxidoreductase, with product MKIAVIGTGLIGSQVARKLAAAGHEVGAHSRATGVDLLTGAGLDEAVRGAQVVVDLTNSPTFDEASVDFFRTSVTNLLAAASGAGASHVVALSIVGVDQVPDLVYYRAKTLQEDLVKAGPLPYSIVRATQFMEFVPAVLAWTTDGDVVRLPATPIQPIAAAEVADAVAEVAAGAPLAGTREVGGPEVFPLDELGRVTLAATGDGRRVVTDETAGMFAAVKGDVLTTSEGAHIAATHYRDWLRSR
- a CDS encoding NAD(P)/FAD-dependent oxidoreductase; translation: MRRILIVGGGYAGFYAAWKLERKLRSGEAEVTLVDPRPYMTYQPFLPEVVAGSVEARHAAVSLRRHLRRTRVIAATVTAIDHANRVATVQPADADTFELGYDLIVVTAGAVTRKIPVPGIAERAIGLKHVEEAVAIRDQLLTAFDRAAALPPGPRRRKLLTVTFVGGGFSGVEGFGELLSLATALFKRYPELRRDELGFHLVEASGRILPEVTDRPGRWVVRSLERRGAHVHLNTQVTSAVDGHVVLSTGAEFDSELIIWTVGNGGNPVIGRHTDLPVDERGLVVVRPDLRVGTESHPVPDAWAAGDDAAVPDLASPVPGARTVPNAQHAYRQGKLLAHNLIATLRGREPKKYVHHSLGAVATLGLGHGIFQYRRIVVTGLPAWLMHRGYHVLAVPSWERKARVFVIWLTAALFGRDALSLAAVQHPRDAFVSGGEPSALPE
- a CDS encoding ParA family protein; translation: MAGFSDAPSAGGASRVPFGEVTIEKPRIPEEGRLELAPADDKVGQTGPTGRPMPLFPVPEPLTSHGPAWVLAMCNQKGGVGKTTSTINLGAALAEYGRRVLLVDFDPQGALSVGLGINPNQFELTVHDLLLGGGDTDIDDVIIETQVENLDLLPSNIDLSAGEVLLVSEVGREHSLTRTLKPVLDDYDVILVDCQPSLGLLTVNALTAADAVIIPLECEYFALRGVALLLQTIDKVRDRLNSRLDLAGILATMYDARTLHAREVLARVVERFPDEVFHTVINRTVRFPETTVAGEPITTYAPTSVGAAGYRRLARELITRRGTPPAVG
- a CDS encoding PaaI family thioesterase; this encodes MTASRTDLPAGAAVPARHPDAPAPGTVLPAHYAHCFGCGPAEEHGLHLTIVAGEGVELTATLEVTEHHQGAPGLAHGGLLASALDEILGMLGHLTRMSCVTARLETDFRRPVPVGTTLHLRSRADGVAGRKLYASAEGCLGAPDGPVAVRARALFVQVGLEHFAEHGRAEELEAIVRDPGLVSVPDYPVNP
- a CDS encoding RrF2 family transcriptional regulator, encoding MLSESSRRLYAEPVRLSGGVEAALHCCVVLTAASEPVPAARLAQLHGVSATYLAKHLQALSRAELVRSVQGKSGGYVLTRPPEEITALDVVEAVEGPQPTFVCAEIRQRGPLAAPPEACTAPCAITRTMLAADHAWRAALREVSIADLSRSVAHDYESDVLGQIGAWLTPAEH
- a CDS encoding lipopolysaccharide assembly protein LapA domain-containing protein; the protein is MVYAVTVLVLVLAIMVVLFVAQNDQKVTIWLFGTRKYMSVAGALSIAAAAGLVVGLLIGLITQIPVRRKLRAAKRRLEG
- a CDS encoding M50 family metallopeptidase, translated to MLFHLAEPAALLGIFLALVIGVYAHDTAQIFAARLARDPTPLRSGRLKARPLPTRVSPFSAVAMLIAGNGWTEPIGMNEVWRKRRFHVSAAILAGPLAYLLLAFGAVAGVAGLSDPATLVIGDRTIEYDSIDSFPAELLLAMAVTFAAMFILSLIPIPPTDGGRVLFLLGPQSPGWRNANYKLTETHLGVILLLVILLVPILIPSLPSIVGQLAPPLLRGLGNIVGISL